A single Paenibacillus kribbensis DNA region contains:
- a CDS encoding SDR family NAD(P)-dependent oxidoreductase: protein MTSTMMLEPRWKEQAITENRTVSVHSRHVVMLCEMNPAMCQLIDIQLNGTTCISLQSEHTSVEERYEAYTVQVFKTIQQLIQDRTYQDILVQIIVSRGGEGRLFTGLAGILKTAQLEYPKLSGQLIEVDANEDEGRLIQKLVENKNNPSDSHIRYINGKRQVMHWEFILEDEGIQDWLEQATPWRDGGLYLVTGGTGGLGKIFAREIAENTQSSTIILMGRSPLDEHKEKWISELQKLGAHVIYKSQDLNDKEGVVEFINTIEREHGHVNGIIHSAGIIQDHYIVNKSSEEFRAVLAPKVSGLLCLDEATKGMQLDFIILFSSVAGALGNPGQVDYAAANAFLDAYAGYRNDLRELGFRHGRTLSINWPLWREGGMQIDESIAKILEDRTGMHPISTETGIRAFYKAFSLDREQIMLVKGDRLKIGDYLKKGINEQTAVAVIKRPVEVDYEQLMEKTVSKLKSLLAEEIKWDEERIDIFEPLESYGIDSILILQLNQKLERIFGECSKTIFYECRTLQELALYFISNFQEACIRWTGLTSSYAAPDESLKTAKDVRQRGTMLVPRHGAKRKSRIEIPSSTEKEADPIAIIGISGHYPQADHLQEFWSNLVSGKDCITELDEERWELDSFYHPDREEAILQNKSYSKWGGFVRGFADFDPLFFNISPREAMSMDPQERLFIQACWEALEDAAYTREQLKIRHQGRVGVFAGITKTGFNLYGPDMWSQGETLFPHTSFSSLANRVSYLLNLNGPSMPIDTMCSSSLTAIHEACEHLRHGQCEVAIAGAVNLYLHPSSYVQLCGQHMLSVDGKCKSFGQDANGFVPGEGVGVFILKPLSRATADKDHIYGCIRGTSINHGGKTSGYTVPNPSAQAELIRTAMDRAGIDARAISYIEAHGTGTLLGDPIEITGLTQAFRASTKQSQFCAIGSVKSNIGHLEAAAGMAGMTKIILQMKHQKIVPTLHVKQLNSNIPFSDTPFVVQRQLSDWNRPMVEMDGERKEYPRIAGISSFGAGGANAHVIMEEYTEPVESIASFDVNSGEKAIVVLSAKNEDRLFEKVHQLLAFIEEGQIQDDHLRNVAYTLQVGREAMEERLGLMVDSVKELEEKLKLFYEKKGDFKDIYRGRSKRNKESMMLLLADEDMKKAVSAWIQKKKYTKLLDLWVKGVDIDWTQIYEADIPKRMSLPVYPFAKERYWISERSRAGIKDSVYSSVAGSAYIHPLLHRNTSDLTEQRYSSTFTGEEFFLTDHRIRGHKVLPGVAHLEMARKAAELATNMSSADPLTIKLKNVVWASPVMVDTLPVEVHIGLYMEDGGEIGYTIYRKSEDGSENFVNSQGRIEICENIKTQSLDISSLQAACNQTSMTGAACYEAFEKMGYSYGEGHRGIEVLYAGTDQVLAKLRLPWVTSDSGKAYVLHPGVVDSALQATIGLLSQRQTGNNPLLPFALQEILILQSCTSTMWACIRYSEGYDAGSSLLRVDVDICDDAGNICIRMNGLTSRILKEEVADKPDSSTLILSPVWKQQTIEQAVLTTECTKHVVLLCEPDERWIGPIRKGLRDVVCVSLLSKAIHAVDRYQDYALQALGEVQKIIRDQANGQVLVQIVAFNPLERYMFTGLLGLLKTAQIESSKIIGQMLEINAVETADQLIRMITENAQCSPGLHVRYHEERRWVSEWEEISRQSETMKPWKDNGIYLITGGAGGLGLIFCEEMVRNSRCPTVILAGRSPLNELVKSKLTDFAASGARVLYKRTDITDRQAVRVLMESIKEEFGALNGIIHSAGVIYDSFILNKQAEEVKKVMAPKVAGTLYLDEESQEFDLDFFVLFSSAAGILGNAGQSDYAMANLFMDSYAEYRTELEASCQRKGQTLVIDWPLWRDGGMRMDTDTEKFMLQNTGMQPISIQTGLDIFYQAMSSARKQIMGIYGQDSRMRDKLLTLKKAKTKPIQPLSTAADSTEKLLHKVLMILAEVISNVLDVNANDIDDDAEWGEYGFDSISLTQLANRLNQAYELDITPALFFEYSGIREFAKYLLLEHRDFFNWQAPEQLGHGEVLPEPSETKNGLGAWKWEETASLHSRHMNSRFVAPVLQEHTVLEPVAIIGISGIFPMAKNVDELWQNLVQGKDCITTVPRERGEWGTCDPDSNAEVPWGGFISGVDEFDALFFGITPREAELMDPQQRLLMTYVWKVLEDAGYSARAISGTGMGLFVGTGRTGYSELLTKSGTVVEGYSSTGKVPSVGPNRMSYFLDIHGPSEPIETACSSSLIAVHRAVQAIRNGDCETAVAGGVNTLLSPEDYKSFHKAGMLSKDGRCKTFSDQANGYVRSEGVGMVLLKKLKDAELDGDHIYAVIRATGENHGGRANSLTAPNPKSQAKLLKSVYQRAGIRPDTVGYIEAHGSGTPLGDPIEINALKQAFQELKDQGHNGSDKSGYCGLGTVKTNIGHLELAAGIVGLIKVVLQMKHQTLVKNLHLETVNPYIELEDSPFYIVQETCKWEPLLDDEGKELPRRAGVSSFGFGGANAHVLVEEYIPQENRMDHFGAAPRTPVMIVLSGKDEQRLQEQVLQLLEAMEQGDYGDDELESIAYTLQVGREAMEERLGLIVESVSDLAAQLREYAEHQKAGRWFRGNVKRYKETISALETDEDMQETIRQWIYKGKYAKLLDLWVKGLSMNWQALYGENRPLRISLPTYPFARDRYWVPQAEGKEATGRSREDTDSRLHPLLHRNISVLSEQRYASTFSGEEFFLTDHRVQERKMLPGVAYLEMARTAVEQALEVKPGEWLTLQLQQVTWMQPITVEEQPVEVRLRLMAGEEGDIGYEIYKGSTEDVVYSQGTARVVTNVKSVREDIAKRIAEHRAAGAQEVPITACYEAFGAMGIEYGAGQRSLESVQAGAGQVWARVSLPPSVSATAHDYVLHPSLMDGALQAVIGLTLLAPQENTAGAPALPFSLRELTVYGPCTSQMWVHISEEGERVEEERVQKRSVDVYDDTGRLCVSLRGFTSRLQGGGLRSLTQSLMYPLAQSEVEVEVEAAETVIVAPVWEPCRITEGADLSGSAGSGIVLIGGSRERREAVMAYYPQAQVVPIQTGEPVEDIQGKLEACGSIGHVIWIGPEAEIPAMGEKRIIEGQEDGVIQLFRLVKSMLQLGYGQRTLEWTVITVQTQPVNKYDEVDPTHASVHGFIGSMAKEYSHWEVRLADMEAGVEWAWSELLSLPPNAEGDGLVYREGEWYRQELVPVTMEMGYPTRYRHGGVYVVIGGAGGLGTVWSEYMIRTYQAQIVWIGRRAEDEAIRGKRERLAEKGPEPMYIVADAMDETALGEACRAVRQAYGDIHGVVHSAIVLSDRSLGQMEEEEFCKSLQAKVDVSVHLARVFQGEALDFVLFFSSFNAFTKAAGQSNYVSGCTFKDAFAHQLSVEWSCEVKVVNWGYWGQVGVVSGERYRKQMERLGIQSIRTEEGMRILEQLVAGQLHQLGVIRTTDPLGIKEVNWGEFITM from the coding sequence ATGACAAGTACAATGATGCTTGAGCCGAGATGGAAAGAACAGGCTATCACAGAGAACAGAACAGTGTCAGTACATTCTCGGCATGTTGTCATGCTTTGTGAGATGAATCCAGCTATGTGTCAGCTCATAGATATTCAGCTTAACGGAACAACCTGTATTTCTCTACAGTCCGAACACACTTCCGTGGAAGAGCGATATGAGGCTTACACAGTTCAGGTATTTAAAACTATCCAGCAGTTAATTCAAGACCGAACCTATCAGGATATCCTAGTTCAAATTATAGTTAGCCGTGGAGGTGAAGGCAGGCTTTTTACAGGGCTTGCCGGGATATTGAAAACGGCGCAGCTTGAATATCCCAAACTATCTGGGCAACTGATTGAAGTGGATGCAAATGAAGACGAGGGCCGTTTGATCCAAAAACTTGTAGAAAATAAGAATAATCCGTCAGATAGTCATATTCGTTATATCAATGGGAAAAGGCAGGTTATGCATTGGGAATTTATATTAGAGGACGAAGGTATCCAAGATTGGTTGGAACAGGCTACACCATGGCGTGATGGTGGTCTGTATTTAGTGACAGGAGGTACTGGAGGGTTAGGAAAGATTTTTGCCAGAGAGATTGCGGAGAATACTCAATCTTCCACTATCATTCTTATGGGTCGTTCTCCCCTGGATGAGCATAAGGAGAAGTGGATAAGTGAGCTTCAGAAGTTAGGGGCACATGTTATTTATAAAAGCCAGGATTTGAATGACAAAGAGGGAGTAGTTGAATTCATAAATACCATAGAGAGAGAGCACGGTCATGTTAACGGTATTATTCATAGTGCCGGGATTATTCAAGATCATTACATTGTTAATAAAAGTTCAGAAGAGTTCAGAGCTGTCCTTGCGCCCAAAGTGTCAGGATTATTGTGTTTGGACGAGGCGACCAAAGGTATGCAATTGGACTTTATTATCTTGTTTTCATCAGTGGCTGGTGCGCTTGGAAATCCTGGTCAGGTCGACTATGCTGCAGCAAATGCATTTCTGGACGCCTATGCAGGCTACCGGAATGATTTGCGGGAGCTTGGATTTCGGCATGGTCGGACGCTATCCATAAACTGGCCACTGTGGAGAGAAGGCGGTATGCAGATTGATGAATCCATTGCCAAAATATTGGAAGATCGTACGGGGATGCACCCTATTTCAACAGAGACAGGCATTCGAGCTTTCTATAAGGCATTCAGTCTGGATCGGGAACAAATAATGTTGGTCAAAGGGGATCGGTTAAAAATAGGTGATTATTTGAAAAAGGGTATTAATGAGCAGACTGCAGTTGCGGTTATAAAACGACCAGTGGAAGTAGACTATGAACAGCTAATGGAAAAAACAGTGTCTAAGCTCAAGTCGTTGCTTGCAGAGGAAATAAAATGGGATGAAGAACGCATTGATATTTTTGAACCATTAGAAAGTTACGGTATTGATTCTATACTCATCTTACAGCTAAATCAGAAGCTGGAGCGTATTTTCGGGGAATGCTCAAAAACTATCTTTTATGAATGTAGGACTTTACAAGAATTAGCCCTTTATTTCATTTCTAATTTTCAGGAAGCTTGTATACGGTGGACAGGATTGACTTCCTCATACGCAGCTCCTGATGAATCCTTGAAAACAGCAAAAGATGTCCGGCAGAGAGGAACGATGCTGGTGCCACGTCATGGAGCTAAGCGAAAATCCCGAATTGAAATTCCATCGTCAACTGAAAAAGAGGCGGACCCAATTGCCATTATCGGTATAAGCGGTCATTATCCTCAAGCAGATCATCTACAAGAATTCTGGTCCAATTTAGTAAGTGGAAAAGACTGTATAACAGAACTGGATGAGGAACGATGGGAGCTGGACTCTTTTTATCATCCGGATCGTGAAGAAGCAATTCTTCAAAATAAGAGCTATAGCAAGTGGGGGGGATTTGTTCGAGGATTTGCTGATTTTGATCCTTTGTTTTTTAATATCTCTCCTCGGGAAGCTATGAGCATGGACCCACAGGAGCGCTTGTTTATACAAGCTTGTTGGGAAGCATTGGAGGATGCAGCTTATACACGCGAGCAGTTGAAGATACGTCACCAAGGAAGAGTGGGGGTATTTGCGGGAATTACCAAAACAGGATTTAATCTGTATGGGCCGGATATGTGGAGTCAGGGAGAGACTTTGTTTCCGCATACATCATTCAGTTCGTTAGCGAACCGGGTGTCTTATCTGTTGAATTTGAATGGACCTAGCATGCCGATTGATACAATGTGTTCATCATCTTTGACAGCTATACATGAAGCTTGTGAGCACCTTCGTCATGGTCAATGTGAAGTAGCCATCGCAGGAGCTGTTAATCTATACCTGCATCCTTCTAGCTATGTACAGCTATGCGGACAGCACATGCTGTCGGTGGATGGGAAGTGTAAAAGCTTCGGGCAGGATGCTAACGGTTTTGTCCCCGGGGAGGGAGTGGGCGTATTTATATTAAAGCCATTGTCCAGAGCGACAGCAGATAAAGATCATATTTATGGCTGTATCCGTGGAACTAGTATAAATCACGGCGGTAAAACGAGTGGATATACGGTTCCTAATCCATCTGCTCAAGCAGAACTTATTCGGACTGCTATGGATAGAGCAGGTATAGACGCTCGGGCTATCAGTTATATCGAAGCTCATGGAACTGGAACTCTCCTGGGAGATCCTATTGAAATTACCGGTCTTACGCAAGCGTTTAGGGCATCTACAAAGCAATCACAATTTTGTGCAATCGGCTCGGTTAAAAGTAATATTGGACACTTGGAAGCGGCTGCTGGTATGGCGGGCATGACTAAAATAATTTTACAAATGAAACATCAAAAAATTGTACCCACTTTACATGTGAAACAATTGAACTCCAACATTCCTTTTTCAGATACTCCATTTGTGGTTCAAAGGCAATTATCGGATTGGAACCGACCTATGGTGGAGATGGATGGGGAGCGAAAGGAATATCCCAGAATCGCTGGTATCTCCTCTTTTGGAGCGGGTGGAGCCAATGCACATGTAATTATGGAGGAATATACGGAACCTGTTGAATCTATAGCTTCATTTGATGTGAACTCAGGTGAAAAAGCCATCGTTGTATTATCAGCAAAAAATGAAGACAGGCTGTTTGAAAAGGTACATCAGCTGCTGGCCTTCATAGAAGAAGGGCAAATTCAAGATGATCATTTACGGAACGTGGCCTATACCCTTCAAGTAGGTAGAGAGGCTATGGAGGAACGTTTGGGATTGATGGTGGATTCTGTCAAGGAACTGGAAGAAAAACTCAAGTTGTTTTATGAGAAAAAAGGAGATTTTAAGGATATTTATAGGGGGAGAAGCAAGCGTAATAAAGAATCGATGATGCTGCTATTAGCAGATGAGGATATGAAGAAAGCGGTATCGGCATGGATTCAGAAGAAAAAGTACACCAAACTTCTGGATCTTTGGGTAAAGGGAGTAGATATCGATTGGACTCAAATATATGAAGCGGATATTCCTAAAAGAATGAGCCTCCCGGTATATCCATTTGCCAAGGAGCGGTACTGGATATCCGAAAGGTCCCGAGCTGGCATTAAAGACAGCGTATATTCTTCAGTAGCAGGATCGGCCTATATTCATCCGTTGCTTCATCGCAATACATCAGATTTAACTGAGCAAAGGTACAGCTCGACATTTACGGGCGAGGAATTCTTTTTGACTGATCACCGGATCAGAGGACATAAAGTCCTTCCGGGTGTAGCACATTTGGAAATGGCAAGAAAAGCCGCAGAGTTGGCGACAAACATGTCTTCAGCAGATCCGCTTACCATCAAATTAAAAAATGTGGTATGGGCCAGTCCGGTGATGGTAGATACGCTGCCTGTTGAAGTACATATCGGATTATACATGGAGGATGGAGGAGAGATTGGTTATACCATCTACAGAAAGTCTGAGGATGGCTCGGAAAATTTTGTAAACAGCCAGGGCCGAATCGAAATATGCGAGAACATCAAAACACAATCACTGGATATCTCAAGTCTGCAAGCAGCCTGTAATCAAACTAGTATGACGGGGGCCGCTTGTTATGAAGCATTTGAAAAAATGGGTTATTCTTACGGTGAAGGACATCGAGGAATTGAAGTACTCTATGCTGGGACAGATCAGGTTCTAGCGAAACTGCGTCTGCCATGGGTGACGAGTGATTCAGGGAAGGCATATGTTCTGCATCCAGGTGTGGTCGATTCAGCATTGCAGGCAACCATCGGATTGCTTAGTCAGCGACAGACAGGGAACAATCCACTTTTGCCGTTTGCCTTACAAGAAATTCTTATCTTACAGTCCTGCACTTCTACCATGTGGGCGTGTATTCGTTACAGTGAAGGATATGATGCAGGAAGCTCATTGTTAAGAGTGGATGTCGATATCTGCGATGATGCGGGGAATATCTGCATTCGAATGAATGGACTTACTTCAAGAATTTTAAAGGAAGAAGTGGCGGATAAGCCCGATAGTTCTACATTAATACTGTCACCTGTATGGAAACAGCAAACCATTGAACAAGCAGTCCTAACTACGGAATGCACCAAGCATGTAGTCTTGCTTTGTGAACCTGATGAAAGATGGATAGGACCAATACGAAAAGGACTTCGCGATGTGGTGTGTGTCTCCCTGCTTTCCAAGGCCATACATGCGGTAGATAGATATCAGGATTATGCATTACAGGCATTGGGAGAAGTACAAAAAATTATTCGAGATCAGGCCAATGGACAGGTGCTAGTGCAGATTGTAGCCTTCAATCCGCTAGAACGTTATATGTTCACTGGCCTATTAGGCTTGCTCAAAACCGCGCAAATTGAAAGCAGCAAAATTATAGGACAAATGCTGGAGATTAATGCAGTTGAAACGGCGGATCAACTTATTAGAATGATTACAGAAAACGCTCAATGCTCACCGGGTCTGCATGTTCGTTACCATGAGGAAAGACGTTGGGTCTCGGAGTGGGAGGAAATTAGTAGACAGTCCGAGACCATGAAGCCTTGGAAGGATAATGGAATATATCTGATTACCGGTGGTGCAGGGGGATTGGGACTTATTTTTTGCGAAGAAATGGTAAGAAATTCTCGCTGTCCTACTGTGATTCTCGCTGGGAGATCTCCACTGAATGAACTTGTGAAGTCCAAACTAACTGATTTTGCAGCATCCGGGGCTAGAGTTTTATACAAAAGGACAGATATTACAGATCGTCAAGCAGTCCGTGTGTTGATGGAAAGCATTAAAGAGGAGTTTGGGGCTTTAAATGGTATTATCCACAGTGCAGGTGTGATCTACGACAGTTTCATTTTGAACAAGCAGGCGGAAGAAGTAAAGAAGGTAATGGCTCCCAAGGTTGCTGGCACATTGTATTTGGATGAAGAAAGCCAAGAGTTTGATTTAGACTTTTTTGTTCTGTTTTCATCTGCTGCCGGGATTTTGGGGAATGCTGGACAATCTGATTATGCGATGGCCAATTTGTTTATGGACAGCTACGCTGAATATCGGACCGAATTGGAGGCTTCTTGTCAGCGAAAAGGACAAACTTTGGTAATAGATTGGCCCCTTTGGAGGGACGGAGGTATGCGTATGGATACGGATACCGAGAAGTTCATGCTACAAAATACTGGCATGCAGCCAATTAGCATTCAAACCGGATTGGATATTTTTTATCAGGCCATGTCCTCAGCGAGAAAACAGATTATGGGCATATATGGTCAGGATTCGCGAATGAGGGATAAACTGCTTACCTTAAAAAAGGCGAAGACCAAGCCGATTCAACCACTTTCGACAGCTGCTGATAGTACGGAAAAACTGCTGCATAAGGTGCTTATGATTTTGGCGGAAGTGATATCCAACGTTTTGGATGTGAATGCTAATGATATTGATGATGATGCTGAATGGGGAGAATACGGATTTGACTCTATTTCATTAACTCAACTGGCTAATCGTCTTAATCAGGCTTATGAGTTGGATATAACGCCGGCTCTATTTTTTGAATATTCAGGAATTCGGGAATTTGCGAAGTATCTGTTATTAGAGCACCGTGACTTTTTCAATTGGCAGGCGCCAGAGCAACTGGGGCATGGAGAAGTATTGCCAGAACCATCGGAAACGAAAAATGGCTTAGGAGCTTGGAAATGGGAAGAAACAGCAAGCCTTCATTCCAGACATATGAACTCCAGATTTGTTGCTCCTGTCCTACAAGAACATACAGTTCTGGAACCGGTGGCTATCATCGGAATAAGTGGGATTTTCCCTATGGCAAAAAATGTAGATGAATTGTGGCAAAATCTTGTCCAAGGCAAAGACTGTATTACTACAGTTCCTCGTGAACGTGGGGAATGGGGGACCTGTGATCCGGATTCGAATGCGGAGGTGCCGTGGGGTGGTTTTATAAGTGGAGTGGATGAATTTGATGCTCTGTTCTTTGGGATTACTCCCCGAGAAGCCGAATTGATGGATCCTCAGCAGCGTTTGCTAATGACTTATGTTTGGAAAGTTTTGGAAGATGCCGGATATTCGGCTAGAGCGATATCAGGAACCGGGATGGGATTGTTTGTAGGAACCGGAAGAACTGGCTACAGTGAGTTGCTTACCAAGTCCGGTACAGTCGTCGAAGGATACTCATCTACAGGGAAGGTGCCCTCCGTAGGACCGAACAGAATGAGTTATTTTCTTGATATTCACGGTCCTAGTGAGCCTATTGAAACTGCTTGTTCCAGTTCTCTGATTGCAGTTCACAGAGCAGTTCAGGCGATCAGAAATGGGGATTGCGAAACGGCTGTCGCAGGCGGCGTTAATACGCTGCTTAGTCCGGAAGATTATAAAAGCTTCCATAAAGCGGGAATGCTCAGCAAGGATGGAAGATGTAAAACCTTTTCGGACCAAGCGAATGGCTACGTCAGAAGTGAAGGAGTTGGTATGGTGCTCCTCAAAAAACTGAAGGATGCTGAACTGGATGGTGACCATATCTATGCAGTTATAAGAGCAACGGGAGAAAATCATGGTGGCAGAGCCAACTCTTTGACCGCGCCTAATCCGAAATCACAGGCCAAATTATTAAAATCTGTATACCAAAGGGCCGGGATAAGACCTGATACAGTAGGTTATATCGAAGCTCACGGTAGCGGTACGCCGCTAGGAGATCCTATTGAAATCAATGCACTGAAGCAAGCCTTTCAAGAATTAAAGGATCAGGGTCACAACGGTAGTGACAAATCCGGTTATTGTGGATTGGGAACTGTGAAAACCAATATCGGACATTTGGAATTGGCGGCGGGCATCGTTGGTTTAATTAAAGTTGTGCTGCAAATGAAGCATCAAACGCTTGTGAAGAACCTGCATCTAGAAACTGTGAATCCATATATCGAATTGGAAGACAGCCCCTTCTACATCGTTCAGGAGACCTGTAAGTGGGAGCCGCTGTTGGATGATGAGGGGAAGGAGTTGCCAAGACGAGCAGGAGTTAGTTCCTTTGGTTTTGGAGGAGCGAATGCACATGTACTGGTGGAGGAATACATTCCGCAGGAGAACCGTATGGACCATTTCGGCGCTGCGCCACGCACCCCCGTGATGATTGTTCTGTCAGGCAAGGATGAGCAGCGGCTGCAAGAGCAAGTGCTCCAATTGCTTGAGGCGATGGAGCAGGGAGATTACGGTGACGACGAGCTGGAGTCCATCGCCTATACCCTACAGGTCGGACGGGAAGCCATGGAAGAACGACTGGGACTAATCGTGGAATCCGTCTCGGATTTAGCAGCACAGCTGAGGGAATATGCGGAGCATCAGAAAGCTGGCAGATGGTTTCGTGGAAATGTCAAGCGCTACAAGGAAACGATATCCGCCCTGGAGACAGATGAGGATATGCAGGAGACGATCCGTCAGTGGATTTATAAAGGGAAATATGCCAAGCTGTTGGATTTATGGGTTAAGGGCTTGAGCATGAACTGGCAGGCGCTGTACGGAGAAAACCGGCCGCTCCGAATCAGCCTACCCACCTATCCATTTGCGCGGGATCGGTACTGGGTTCCGCAGGCGGAAGGGAAGGAAGCGACCGGGCGAAGCCGGGAGGATACGGATTCTCGATTGCATCCGTTGCTGCACCGGAATATCTCGGTATTGTCGGAGCAGCGGTATGCTTCCACGTTTAGCGGTGAGGAATTTTTCCTGACGGATCACAGAGTACAGGAACGTAAGATGCTGCCAGGGGTAGCCTATCTGGAAATGGCCCGAACAGCGGTGGAGCAGGCGCTGGAGGTGAAGCCAGGAGAGTGGCTTACGCTGCAATTGCAGCAAGTAACCTGGATGCAGCCCATCACAGTCGAAGAGCAGCCGGTGGAGGTAAGGCTCCGACTGATGGCGGGCGAGGAAGGTGACATCGGTTATGAAATCTACAAGGGATCAACGGAAGATGTGGTGTACAGCCAAGGAACCGCTCGTGTGGTGACCAACGTGAAAAGCGTGCGGGAGGATATAGCGAAGCGGATTGCGGAGCACCGGGCTGCGGGTGCACAAGAGGTGCCGATTACCGCCTGTTACGAAGCGTTTGGGGCGATGGGGATTGAATATGGAGCAGGCCAGCGCTCGCTGGAAAGCGTACAGGCTGGAGCGGGTCAGGTATGGGCGAGAGTGTCGTTGCCTCCTAGTGTGTCGGCAACAGCCCACGATTACGTGCTTCATCCCAGCTTGATGGATGGGGCGTTGCAGGCGGTCATTGGGCTGACCCTACTGGCGCCGCAAGAAAACACAGCGGGCGCTCCAGCCCTGCCATTTAGCCTGCGGGAGCTGACCGTGTACGGTCCGTGTACGAGCCAGATGTGGGTACACATAAGCGAAGAAGGGGAACGAGTAGAGGAAGAGCGGGTGCAAAAGCGGAGTGTCGATGTCTACGATGACACTGGCAGGCTATGCGTAAGTCTACGCGGATTTACCTCACGGCTGCAGGGAGGGGGCTTGCGTTCTTTAACGCAGTCTTTGATGTATCCTTTGGCGCAGTCTGAAGTAGAAGTAGAAGTAGAAGCAGCAGAGACCGTGATTGTAGCGCCCGTATGGGAGCCGTGCAGGATCACGGAAGGAGCGGACCTTTCCGGGTCTGCTGGAAGCGGCATAGTTCTGATTGGCGGGAGCCGGGAGCGCCGGGAAGCCGTGATGGCATACTACCCGCAGGCGCAGGTCGTGCCTATCCAGACAGGAGAGCCGGTGGAGGACATTCAGGGGAAACTGGAGGCTTGCGGAAGCATCGGCCATGTAATCTGGATCGGCCCGGAAGCGGAAATCCCAGCCATGGGAGAGAAGCGGATAATTGAGGGTCAAGAAGACGGGGTAATCCAGTTATTCCGACTCGTCAAAAGTATGCTGCAGCTGGGGTATGGACAGCGGACGCTAGAATGGACGGTCATTACGGTTCAAACCCAACCGGTAAATAAGTACG